Genomic DNA from Filimonas effusa:
GACGGTATTTGTTGAAGAACGGCGTGTGACGGCCACCTTCTTCTTTGCTCAGTACGTAAACTTCGCCTTTGAATTCGGTGTGCGGAGTGATGCTCTTAGGTTTAACGATAACCATACCGCGACGGATCTGAGTTTTCTCGATACCGCGTAACAGCAGACCAGCGTTATCACCTGCCTGACCTTCGTCGAGGAGTTTTTTGAACATTTCGACACCAGTTACAGTAGAAGTCAGGGGTTCTTCGATCAGACCAACGATTTCAACTGCTTCACCAACTTTGATGATACCGCGTTCGATACGACCTGTAGCCACTGTACCACGACCTGTGATAGAGAAAACGTCTTCCACAGACATCAGGAATGGCTGATCGATAGGACGGGGAGGTAAAGGAATGTAAGAGTCAACCGCTTCCATCAGTTCTTCTACACATTTCACCCACTGAGGTTCACCAGCGAGGGCGCCTGTAGCAGAGCCTTTAATGATAGGCGTGTTGTCACCGTCGAAGCCATAAGAGCTCAACAGTTCACGGATTTCCATTTCAACGAGGTCTAACAACTCAGCGTCGTCAACCAGGTCAACTTTATTCATAAATACCACAATCTGAGGTACACCTACCTGGCGAGCCAGCAGGATGTGTTCTTTCGTTTGGGGCATAGGACCGTCGGTAGCAGCCACAACAAGGATAGCACCGTCCATCTGAGCAGCACCGGTAATCATGTTCTTCACATAGTCAGCGTGACCAGGACAGTCAACGTGTGCATAGTGACGGTTACCAGTTTGATATTCTACGTGAGCGGTGTTGATTGTGATACCTCTTTCTTTTTCTTCAGGAGCACCATCAATATCATCATAGTTTCTTTTTTCTGCCAGACCTTTTTTAGACAGAACGTCTGTGATAGCGGCAGTTAAAGTTGTTTTACCGTGGTCTACGTGACCGATGGTTCCAACGTTTACGTGAGGTTTCTCCCTCTTGAAGGTCTCTTTAGACATCTTTATCGGTTTTTTGTTGTGGTTTTACAATTTGAGTTTTATGTATCATGTTCTGCTATAATAAGCAAAACATCGCACATGGCTATTATTTTAATCTCTTCGAATCTTAATCCTCAGCTATTCTAAAATAAACCAGAGCCGTTAGTGAGAATCGAACTCACGACCTCTTCCCTACCAAGGAAGTGCTCTACCCCTGAGCTACAACGGCGTTACCCAGTTGGCAGTGGTATGTGTTTTGAAGTTCAGGATGGAATCCCGGCGTTGTAAACACAGTGTTTGCGAACTAAAGAGCGGAAGACGAGGGTCGAACCCGCAACCTATAGCTTGGAAGGCTATCGCTCTACCAATTGAGCTACTTCCGCATGTTACATTTGCCAATACGGCGCCGAATGTACAATTTTTAGATTGTCTGGCAAAAATCCGTATATAACTGAAAGAACTGTGGGCAGGAGAGGATTCGAACCTCTGAAGTCGAAAGACAGCGGATTTACAGTCCGCCCCATTTGGCCGCTCTGGAACCTGCCCTAAATTTAAAAGGAGCCACTTGTCGGAGTCGAACCAACGACCTACTGATTACAAATCAGTTGCTCTACCAACTGAGCTAAAGTGGCTTTTTAAAGAACTACCCCTTGTTTTTCGGGATGGCAAAGGTAAGAGAAAAGTTCATTTGGCAAAATTTTGTGAGAGAAATTTTCAAAAAAAGATTGAACAGCCGGAGCGCAGATAACAGAATGGCGGATGGCGGGAATAAAGAGAAGCTTTTGGTGGCGTGGGTTTCACCGTTATGAATTGATTTTAAAAAGTTTATTGTATTGGCGCAAGAAAATTTTCAGCACGTAACTGTTTGAAGTTGAACGGGTGTCTGTTCTATTTCCCTATTTCCAATTCATTTTCTTTGGGATTCTTTGGAGAGAAGATGAGTGGCACCGAGTCATGCGGGATGACTTTGTGTTCGTCGACGGCCACGCTGTCGGTGATGACCTCTCCGTGGGGTGCTCTGAAAACATAATTGATCAGCAGTTTACCGTTCGACAACATTTTTCTTTCGAGGATATGTGCTTTTGTACGAACGATCCCTTCACTGTTACAAGCTGTTGCCGCCACCAGCAGCAAAGCAGCCATCCACCCTGCTTTTTTCATTTCACTTCGTTTTTCCTGTTTAACAAGTGCAAAATTAGGCTGCACTATGTAAAACAAATGTCAATATGCGGGTGCCTGAAACAAAAAAAGGGCCGAAGCCCTTTTTTTTACACAGTTTGTCTTTCTTTTTTACGTTTTATTTGGTTTACAAGTGAATCTAAGGCACAATCAAAGGATTCTTCAAATGACTTGGACGAAGCTTTTACGAAAAAATGCTGCTTCGGCACATGCACCCGAATCTCTGCGATCTTGTCTTTGATCGTGTGTACTACATTATCCAGTTTTAGAAAAACATCCACTTTGATTACCCGGTCATGAAAAGTGCTGATCTTAGCCAGCTTTTTCTCTACGTAATCAATGAGCTTCATGTCGGCATCGAAATGTACGGTTTGGATGTTTGCGTTCATAGTAAAACACATTTAGACGGTGAACAATAAATAAAAGAACTAATTAGATTCACTTTGAAGATAAGGCATATACACGGAACCAGCAAGGATTCCGGCGATTTTCGCCTCTAAAAAAATCCTTAAAAATGAGTGTTGCGACTTCGGGTAAATCGCTGCAGGTATTTCCAGTACCTGAACGTGTCTGCGAAACACTTCTTTGAACGGATCGCATGCGCTTTAGTGCCCGTTGCTGAAGCTAAACCTTGTATGTTTTGCGATGTTACAGAAGCGGGAAAGACATTTGAAAAGCATGTTATAAGGTATAAGCATTTTTCAGGTATGCGTATACTTTACATACGACGTGCTATTGCTCCGGACGGCTCTATGCTTTGGGATGTGCTTTACGGAATACATCTTTCAGCTTTTCGATGGTATTGTGTGTATATACCTGGGTAGCGGCAAGGCTTGCATGGCCCAGCAGTTCTTTCACGGCGTTAAGGTCGGCGCCGGCGTTGGTAAGATGGGTGGCAAAGGTATGCCGGAGGATATGCGGGCTCTTTTTCTCCAGCGTGGTTACCTGTGCCAGGTAAAACTTTACGGACTGGTATACGGCAGACCTGTTCAGGGGTTTTCCGGCTTCGGTCACAAAAAGACGATCGCCTGCGGCAGCGGCGGGCTGCTCCTCTCCTATGCCTGCGTTTTGTTTGGGCGCCTTATTTTTCTTTTGCGCGATGTAATCCTGCATTTCGTTCACGAGTGCCGGGTTCAGGGGAATAATGCGTTCCTTATTGCCTTTTCCGAGCACTTTGAGCTGTGCATACGACACATCGAGCTGCGATTCCTTCAGGTTCACCAGTTCGCTCACACGGATGCCGGTATGATAAAAGAGGATGAGGATGAGCCTGTCGGTTTTCCCCTTCCAGTTGCCGGGGAATTCAACGTGTGAGAATAGCGTTTGCATATCCGCTTCTGCCACGAATGCGGGGAGGCGTTTGCCTGATTTGGGCGTAACGATGGTGGTCATGGGGGTTTCGGCGATCATACCTTCGCGGATCAGCACCTTGAAGAAGGTACGGAGTGCGGATATTTTACGCTGGATGCTCCTGGCGGTGTATTTTTCTTCTTTGAGAGAAGCCAGCCAGGTGCGTACCATGCCGGAAGTAATACGGGAAAGCGGTGGCGCATCGAAATCGGCCACCAGGAAAACGAGGAATTGCTCCAGGTCGTTCTGATAAGAAAGAACGGTATGTTGCGAGTACCTTTTTTCGAAGCGGAGGTAGTCGATAAACCGTTGTATAGGAGGTTGGTAGCTATCTAACATAACAAAGTAGCCATAAAGGTAGGAAACCTTATGGCTACTTCAATATGATTGTAAAATTGAATTATGCTTCTATTTTACCACTTGCCAGCTTCTGTCTGTAGATGGCTTTCAGAATCTCACCGCGACGCTTAACAGAGGGTTTGGTAAAGCTTTGACGCTCTCTCAGCTGTAACAGGGCTTTGCTTTTTTCGAATTTCTTCTTATACTTCTTCAGCGCCTTGTCAATGTTTTCGCAGTCTTTTGAATCTATAATTAACATGGTATAATACCTCCTTTTAAAAATTTGGACTGCAAAGATAACACCGGATACCAAATTTCCAAATTAATTCACGAATTCTCTAATTTGCATACATGTTTACAGGAATCATAGAAGCCACCGGCACCGTAGTAAGTGTTGAAAATAAAGGTACTAACCGTATTTTCTGGATTGCCAGCCCTCTTGCCCAGGAGCTGAAAATTGATCAAAGCATCAGTCACGAAGGTGTTTGTTTGACTGTAGATGCGCTCCAGGAAGGGCTTCACCGGGTTACTGCGATAGAAGAAACGCTTTCCAAGACCAATCTTTCGTCGTGGGAAACCGGCCGGTCTGTAAATCTTGAGCGCTGTTTGCAGTTCAATGGCCGTATTGACGGGCATATTGTTCAGGGGCATGTGGATACTACGGCTGAATGTATTGACCGGCAGGACCTCAACGGCAGCTGGGAATTCCGTTTCCGCATTCCTGAGATCTTTTATTCGCTGATCATAGAGAAGGGCTCTGTTTCCCTCAATGGCACCAGTCTTACCATTTTCAATATCACCAGAGACGCGTTTTCGGTAGCCATCATTCCTTACACCTATCATCATACCAGTATTTCGGAGGTGGTGAAAGGCAGCATGGTCAATATCGAGTTTGATGTTATCGGGAAGTATATCAACAGGAGGGAGACCGGCGTTTGAAGCATTGCGTAGTTAGTTACGGCTTTAGTGCGGCTTTACTACCCGTATATAAAGCGCAGTTTTTAGCAGACGCTAAATTTTAGCCGGAGAATACGGGTAACAGCTGACGAAACATTTGCCGGTGGCAGGAATCAACGACCAAAAGCAGGCCGGAGAGTGTGCGCTGCCATTCTTTCATGAAATCTCCTATCTTTTTTTATTGCACTTCTACCACTTCCGTTTTACTGATTGCGTCGTGCAGGGTTTTCTCCAGGAAAGGAATAAAGAAGCAGTCGACAGGAAGGATACGCGCCAGGGAGCGGATGAAGATCTGCGCGAGGGAAGGTCTTTTACCTGTGCTGGTGACCACCCTGCTTAAGGTAAGCCATTTGGCGGGTGTGCGGCTGAAGACCGATTCAAAAATAAAATAGTACAGGAACTGCATGGCGAAGAAATAGTAGTAGAACGGGAAGAACCAGGCCTTGTAGAAGAACGCATAAAAATAGCCCACCTTATAGGCTGCATATGCCAGCCAGAATAACAGGAATGTGTCGACCAGGAAATTCAATACCCTTGTTCCGATACCTACTTTAATCATGATGCAAAGAAAACACTTTCCACTACTTTTGCACAAATTGATTTTTGCATGAACCTCATAGAAGAGTTACGCTGGCGGGGAATGATCGCAGATATAATGCCGGGAACGGAAGAACAGCTTTTAAAAGAAATGACAACAGGATATGTAGGATTTGACCCAACGGCGGATAGCTTACATATAGGCAGTCTTGTACCTATACTTCTGCTGGTACACCTTCAGAAAGCAGGGCATCAGCCTATTGCGCTTGTAGGTGGCGCCACTGGTATGATCGGCGATCCTTCGATGAAGAGTGCAGAAAGAAACCTGCTCGATGAAGAAACACTTCAGAAGAATGTTGCCGGTATTAAAGCGCAACTGGAGCAGTTTCTCGACTTCGATCCTGCCCGTAAGAATGCAGCGCTCATGGTAAACAACTATGACTGGTTCAAACCTATTTCTTTCATCGACTTCCTGCGCGATACGGGTAAACATCTTACCGTGAACTATATGATGGCCAAGGACAGTGTGAAGAAACGTATTGAAGGCGATACCGGTATCAGCTATACAGAATTTGCTTACCAGCTTATGCAGGGTTACGATTTTTACTGGCTTTACAAAGAGAAAGGCTGTAAGCTGCAGATGGGCGGAAGCGATCAATGGGGTAATATGACCACCGGTACCGAGTTGGTTAGACGCAAAGCGGGTGGTGAAGCATTTGTTTTCACCTGTCCACTGATCACAAAAGCCGATGGTGGTAAATTTGGTAAAACAGAAAGCGGGAATGTATGGCTTGATCCGCAGCGTACCACTCCTTACCAGTTCTACCAGTTCTGGCTTAACGCTACCGATACCGATGCAGAAAAATGGATCAAGATATTCACCTTCCTCGACGAAGCAACGATTAAAGGTCTGCTAGAACAACATCAGCAAAATCCTGGTGCGCGCAGTTTACAGAAAGCACTGGCGCAGGCGGTAACCACTTTTGTTCATGGAGAAACAGCCTATCAGCAAGCAATAGAAACAACAGAAAAACTTTTCGCCAACCAGCATGCACCTGCAGCATCGTTATCCGTAGAAGATCTCGAGAACATGGAAGGTGTGATCAAGTTCGATTATGCGGCCGATAAATTACAGGCAGGTGTAGACATTGTAAGTTTCCTTGCAGATACAACGATCTTCCCCAGTAAAGGAGAAGCAAGAAAGATGGTACAGAACGGAGGCGTAAGCATCAACCGTGTGAAAGCAGAAGTAGCAACCACTATATCGGCGAGCCAATTGTTACATGGTAAATATCTACTTGTTCAGAAGGGAAAGAAGAACTATTACCTCGTACAGTGTCAATAAAATATTTGAAGTTTTTTTGAAAAAAAGCTTCGAATATTTTGGCAGTTTCAACAAAGCGCTTACTTTTGCAATCCCAATTAACGATTGGATTATGGTGTAACGGTAGCACTACAGATTTTGGTTCTGTCTGTCTAGGTTCGAATCCTAGTAATCCAACGGAGAGCGAGATGAAAATCTCGCTCTTTTTGTTTTACAGCCCCTGTAAAAACGCTCTTTCAAAACAGGCGTTTTAAGCCCTTCAAAAGACTTCACCAAGGGAGTTGCAGGCAAGCAGTCTGAAAGGGCACTTAAAGGCTTTTATAATCGCTTTATAACCTGTTCTTAATAGCGTACGCTACCAACAGTGCAAAACTTATCTCTACTTTTGATT
This window encodes:
- a CDS encoding riboflavin synthase; its protein translation is MFTGIIEATGTVVSVENKGTNRIFWIASPLAQELKIDQSISHEGVCLTVDALQEGLHRVTAIEETLSKTNLSSWETGRSVNLERCLQFNGRIDGHIVQGHVDTTAECIDRQDLNGSWEFRFRIPEIFYSLIIEKGSVSLNGTSLTIFNITRDAFSVAIIPYTYHHTSISEVVKGSMVNIEFDVIGKYINRRETGV
- a CDS encoding RDD family protein: MIKVGIGTRVLNFLVDTFLLFWLAYAAYKVGYFYAFFYKAWFFPFYYYFFAMQFLYYFIFESVFSRTPAKWLTLSRVVTSTGKRPSLAQIFIRSLARILPVDCFFIPFLEKTLHDAISKTEVVEVQ
- the rpsU gene encoding 30S ribosomal protein S21, with amino-acid sequence MLIIDSKDCENIDKALKKYKKKFEKSKALLQLRERQSFTKPSVKRRGEILKAIYRQKLASGKIEA
- the tyrS gene encoding tyrosine--tRNA ligase, translated to MNLIEELRWRGMIADIMPGTEEQLLKEMTTGYVGFDPTADSLHIGSLVPILLLVHLQKAGHQPIALVGGATGMIGDPSMKSAERNLLDEETLQKNVAGIKAQLEQFLDFDPARKNAALMVNNYDWFKPISFIDFLRDTGKHLTVNYMMAKDSVKKRIEGDTGISYTEFAYQLMQGYDFYWLYKEKGCKLQMGGSDQWGNMTTGTELVRRKAGGEAFVFTCPLITKADGGKFGKTESGNVWLDPQRTTPYQFYQFWLNATDTDAEKWIKIFTFLDEATIKGLLEQHQQNPGARSLQKALAQAVTTFVHGETAYQQAIETTEKLFANQHAPAASLSVEDLENMEGVIKFDYAADKLQAGVDIVSFLADTTIFPSKGEARKMVQNGGVSINRVKAEVATTISASQLLHGKYLLVQKGKKNYYLVQCQ
- a CDS encoding HPF/RaiA family ribosome-associated protein, with protein sequence MNANIQTVHFDADMKLIDYVEKKLAKISTFHDRVIKVDVFLKLDNVVHTIKDKIAEIRVHVPKQHFFVKASSKSFEESFDCALDSLVNQIKRKKERQTV
- a CDS encoding tyrosine-type recombinase/integrase, with amino-acid sequence MLDSYQPPIQRFIDYLRFEKRYSQHTVLSYQNDLEQFLVFLVADFDAPPLSRITSGMVRTWLASLKEEKYTARSIQRKISALRTFFKVLIREGMIAETPMTTIVTPKSGKRLPAFVAEADMQTLFSHVEFPGNWKGKTDRLILILFYHTGIRVSELVNLKESQLDVSYAQLKVLGKGNKERIIPLNPALVNEMQDYIAQKKNKAPKQNAGIGEEQPAAAAGDRLFVTEAGKPLNRSAVYQSVKFYLAQVTTLEKKSPHILRHTFATHLTNAGADLNAVKELLGHASLAATQVYTHNTIEKLKDVFRKAHPKA
- the tuf gene encoding elongation factor Tu, which codes for MSKETFKREKPHVNVGTIGHVDHGKTTLTAAITDVLSKKGLAEKRNYDDIDGAPEEKERGITINTAHVEYQTGNRHYAHVDCPGHADYVKNMITGAAQMDGAILVVAATDGPMPQTKEHILLARQVGVPQIVVFMNKVDLVDDAELLDLVEMEIRELLSSYGFDGDNTPIIKGSATGALAGEPQWVKCVEELMEAVDSYIPLPPRPIDQPFLMSVEDVFSITGRGTVATGRIERGIIKVGEAVEIVGLIEEPLTSTVTGVEMFKKLLDEGQAGDNAGLLLRGIEKTQIRRGMVIVKPKSITPHTEFKGEVYVLSKEEGGRHTPFFNKYRPQFYFRTTDVTGECILPEGTEMVMPGDNTSLTVKLIQPIAMEKGLKFAIREGGRTVGAGQVTEIIK